Within the Nocardioides aurantiacus genome, the region GATCGTCTGCGTGGGCGAGGGGCTCGACGTGCGCCAGGAGGGCCGTCAGGTCGAGCACACCCTGGCCCAGGTGGACGGGTCCCTGGCCGGCTTCACCGCCGAGGACGTGGCCGGCCTGGTGGTGGCCTACGAGCCGGTGTGGGCCATCGGCACCGGCGAGGTCGCCACCCCCGACGACGCCCAGGAGGTGTGCGGGGCGATCCGCGCCCGGATCGGCGAGGTGCACGGTGAGGCGGCCGGGTCCGGCGTACGCGTGCTCTACGGGGGTTCGGTCAAGGCCGCCAACGTCGCCGGCATCATGCAGCAGCCCGACGTGGACGGTGCGCTGGTGGGCGGAGCGAGCCTGCAGGCCGACGAGTTCGGCGGCATCTGCCGGTTCTACGACATGCCGGTCCTCTGAGCCGCGCGCCTCATCGGTTAGGGTCGCGCTCGTGGTTATCGTCTTCGAGGTCTTGCTCGTCATCACGAGCCTGCTCCTGATCCTGCTCGTCCTCCTCCACAAGGGGCGCGGCGGCGGGATGTCGGACATGTTCGGTGGTGGCATGTCGAGTGGCCTGGGTGGCTCCTCGGTCGCCGAGCGCAACCTCGACCGGATCACCATCGGCCTGCTGCTGGTGTGGTTCGCGTGCGTGGTCGGGCTCGGGCTGCTGCTCAAGACCAGCAACTGACCAACCTCGGACGAAGGAGACCAGCGTGGCAGGCGGAGGAAGTGCGATCCGGGGCAGCCGTATCGGCGCCGGTCCCATGGGTGAGGCGGAGCGCGGCGAGGCCGCCCCGCGGCAGAGCATCACCTACTTCTGCTCCCACGAGCACCGGACCCTGATCGCGTTCGCGATCGAGGCCGTCGTCCCGGAGTCCTGGGACTGCCCGCGCTGCGGCCTCCCGGCGAGCATGGACTCCGACAACCCGCCCCCGGCGCCCAAGATCGAGCCCTACAAGACGCACCTCGCCTACGTGAAGGAGCGCCGCTCCGACGCCGAGGCCAAGGACATCCTC harbors:
- the secG gene encoding preprotein translocase subunit SecG: MVIVFEVLLVITSLLLILLVLLHKGRGGGMSDMFGGGMSSGLGGSSVAERNLDRITIGLLLVWFACVVGLGLLLKTSN
- a CDS encoding RNA polymerase-binding protein RbpA, giving the protein MAGGGSAIRGSRIGAGPMGEAERGEAAPRQSITYFCSHEHRTLIAFAIEAVVPESWDCPRCGLPASMDSDNPPPAPKIEPYKTHLAYVKERRSDAEAKDILNEALSTLRQRRKSGDLIF